Proteins encoded by one window of Dialister pneumosintes:
- a CDS encoding S-layer homology domain-containing protein, producing MKKILAIAAVAALTAGVSAYAANPFSDVSTSDWAYQAVSELSDQGIVEGYPDGTFKGERNITRYELAQIIARLMANEDQYNAEQRAMIDQLASEYADELNNLGVRVGNLESKVGNISWSGDAYMKWAQGYDAQDANNTVDSYKGRLRINAHAQVNDSTYVEGLLRGDMNFKDDKNSDVVMQRLYVHHDIGNRVGVNLGKYAQFFGQTGMFYDGEIKGVEATFDAGMADVTVGYGRLVDADALAPNTNADYTYAKVEGNVFMDRVGYNVDFIKGHSNNKNKIWGAGLTVGVTDAIDVFGDYYKNVGLDKDPVAWTAGIGFGRQDDMRVGSFRVSASYINAEEGALLGGYTYDVSALDALANGASQVKFWAAQADVTIAKNVRLHGEYDFNVKAKDTQVDFDNLATVSLNYVF from the coding sequence ATGAAAAAGATTCTTGCAATCGCTGCTGTAGCAGCTTTGACCGCAGGCGTATCCGCATACGCAGCAAATCCATTCTCTGATGTATCCACAAGCGACTGGGCATATCAGGCAGTAAGTGAATTATCCGACCAGGGAATCGTAGAAGGTTATCCGGACGGAACATTCAAGGGAGAAAGAAATATTACCCGTTATGAATTGGCACAGATCATTGCTAGACTTATGGCAAATGAAGATCAGTACAATGCAGAACAGAGAGCTATGATTGATCAGCTCGCAAGCGAATATGCTGATGAACTTAACAACCTCGGTGTACGTGTAGGTAACCTCGAATCCAAGGTAGGCAACATTTCCTGGTCCGGCGATGCATACATGAAATGGGCTCAGGGTTATGATGCACAGGATGCTAATAACACTGTTGACAGCTACAAAGGTCGTCTCAGAATCAATGCGCATGCACAGGTTAACGACAGCACTTATGTAGAAGGATTGCTCCGTGGCGACATGAACTTCAAGGATGACAAGAACAGTGATGTTGTTATGCAGAGACTCTATGTACACCATGACATTGGTAACAGAGTAGGTGTAAATCTTGGTAAGTATGCACAGTTCTTCGGTCAGACCGGTATGTTCTATGATGGAGAAATCAAGGGTGTTGAAGCAACTTTTGATGCAGGTATGGCTGATGTAACCGTTGGTTATGGTCGTTTGGTAGATGCAGATGCTCTTGCACCTAACACCAATGCTGACTATACCTATGCTAAGGTTGAAGGTAATGTATTCATGGATCGTGTTGGATACAATGTTGACTTCATCAAGGGTCACTCCAACAACAAGAACAAGATTTGGGGCGCAGGTTTAACTGTTGGCGTAACCGATGCAATCGATGTATTCGGTGACTACTACAAGAATGTTGGTCTTGACAAAGATCCGGTAGCATGGACTGCAGGTATCGGTTTTGGTCGTCAGGATGATATGCGTGTAGGCTCTTTCCGTGTAAGTGCTTCCTATATCAATGCTGAAGAGGGTGCTCTTCTCGGCGGCTACACCTATGATGTATCTGCACTCGATGCTCTTGCAAATGGTGCATCTCAGGTTAAGTTCTGGGCAGCACAGGCTGACGTAACCATTGCTAAGAATGTAAGACTCCACGGTGAATACGACTTCAACGTGAAGGCTAAAGATACTCAGGTTGACTTCGACAACTTGGCAACTGTATCTTTAAACTATGTATTCTAA
- the rpoB gene encoding DNA-directed RNA polymerase subunit beta translates to MFRPEQAGTRKRYTYARAQEVLKMPHLLDLQTKSYEWFQKEGLKDVFKDISPIEDGAKKWSLYLGDYYFGEKKYSIEECKARDATYSAPLQVMVRLVNKETGAIKEHELFMGDFPIMTDTGTFVINGAERVIVSQLVRSPGVYFKREQDTYGKMIYSGQIIPNRGAWIELESDTNGTLSVRIDRNRKMPATVLVRALGFSSNEEILELFSHDVHIEKTLEKDPSRSTEEALIEIYKKLRPGEPATVESGTTLLNNFFYDPHRYDLAKVGRYKVNKKLGWKSRLEGRTIENPIVNTETGEIIIEGNSVIDNEAITKIEESGVFAGEGPVVVTVLKDDGTPVKIICNNSNLDDSFRTLTREDIIAFIDYSLTMMQGFGEADDIDHLGNRRVRTVGELLQNQFRIGLSRIERVVRERMTTQDQDKMTPQALVNIRPVVAAIKEFFGSSQLSQFMDQTNPLAELTHKRRLSALGPGGLSRERAGFEVRDVHYSHYGRMCPVETPEGPNIGLISSLSNYGIINKYGLIETPYRIVDHKDNHVTNDCRYVTADVEENKTIAQASEPLDEKGRFVHSNVASRRGPDVLEASPSEVTLMDVSPKQVVSIGTSLIPFLEHDDTNRALMGANMQRQAVPLLRPEAPLVGTGMEFVAAQDSGVCILAKRAGTVTHVTGRQITVKADNGEVDVYPLIKFMRSNQSTCVNQRPIVYRGDRVEAGQTLADGMSADGGELALGHNVLVAFVSWEGYNHEDAVLISERLCKDDLYTSIHIEEYECDARDTKLGDEEITRELPSVGEDAIKNLDEDGIISIGADVRPGDILVGKVTPKGETELTPEERLLRAIFGDKEREVRDTSLRVPHGEFGKVVDVKVFTRENGDEMAPGVNKLVRVYIAQKRKIREGDKMAGRHGNKCVCSRILPVEDMPFTPDGRPVDLVLNPLGVPSRMNIGQILEIHLSWACHMLGERIEEAKHNPALAKELEAMLRADGYDFDKYGMPEPDQAGIHIATPVFDGCRDDELSATLRLAGLPEDAKTDLYDGRTGEKLDGRVTIGWKYMLKLHHLVDDKIHARSTGPYSLVTQQPLGGKAQFGGQRFGEMEVWALEAYGAAYTLQEMLTIKSDDVVGRVRAYEKIVKGENIPSPGVPESFKVLMKELQSIGLDVRILNENGEEVVMKELDEEEIESNFIDHHYHKENKENKEDIKQLIEGDAAVTESRKALESGIAGTVQAVTNDVASFTETAEAEAYAVDGDADTSVLITDEHGQLNDHGEE, encoded by the coding sequence ATGTTCAGACCTGAACAAGCGGGTACGAGAAAAAGATATACCTATGCTAGAGCACAAGAAGTTTTGAAAATGCCGCATTTGCTCGACCTTCAAACTAAGTCATACGAATGGTTTCAGAAGGAAGGCTTAAAGGATGTTTTCAAAGATATTTCTCCAATCGAAGATGGTGCAAAGAAATGGTCTCTCTATTTAGGAGATTATTACTTCGGAGAAAAAAAGTATAGCATTGAAGAATGTAAGGCAAGAGATGCCACATACTCTGCCCCACTCCAAGTAATGGTTAGATTGGTTAATAAAGAAACCGGTGCTATTAAAGAACATGAATTGTTCATGGGTGATTTCCCTATTATGACAGATACCGGAACCTTTGTTATTAATGGTGCGGAACGTGTCATCGTATCACAACTTGTACGTTCTCCTGGCGTATATTTCAAACGTGAGCAGGATACTTACGGCAAGATGATTTACTCTGGGCAAATTATACCTAACCGTGGAGCTTGGATTGAATTAGAATCTGATACCAACGGAACGTTATCTGTTCGAATTGATCGTAATCGTAAAATGCCTGCCACAGTACTTGTGCGCGCATTAGGATTTTCGAGCAATGAAGAGATTTTAGAGCTTTTTTCTCATGATGTTCATATTGAAAAAACATTAGAAAAAGATCCGTCTCGTAGCACTGAAGAAGCACTTATTGAAATTTATAAAAAACTTCGTCCAGGTGAACCGGCTACTGTAGAAAGCGGTACTACTTTGCTTAATAATTTCTTCTATGATCCACATAGATATGATTTAGCTAAGGTAGGTCGTTACAAAGTAAACAAAAAACTTGGGTGGAAGAGTCGTCTTGAAGGACGTACCATTGAAAATCCGATTGTTAATACTGAAACCGGAGAAATCATTATTGAAGGAAATTCTGTTATCGATAATGAAGCCATTACTAAGATTGAAGAAAGTGGTGTATTTGCAGGGGAAGGTCCTGTCGTTGTTACGGTTTTAAAAGATGACGGAACACCTGTAAAAATTATTTGCAATAATAGTAATTTGGATGATAGTTTCCGTACTCTAACAAGAGAAGATATTATAGCTTTTATTGATTATAGTCTTACTATGATGCAGGGATTTGGTGAAGCAGATGATATCGACCACTTGGGAAATCGTCGTGTTCGTACAGTAGGTGAATTATTACAGAACCAATTTAGAATTGGCTTGTCTCGTATTGAACGTGTTGTCCGTGAACGAATGACTACACAGGATCAAGATAAAATGACCCCACAGGCACTTGTTAATATTCGTCCTGTTGTGGCCGCTATTAAAGAGTTCTTCGGTTCTTCCCAGTTGTCACAGTTTATGGATCAGACCAATCCGTTGGCGGAATTAACGCATAAGCGTCGTTTGTCTGCTTTAGGACCCGGCGGTTTATCTCGTGAACGTGCAGGATTTGAAGTTCGAGATGTACATTATTCCCATTACGGACGTATGTGCCCGGTAGAAACACCGGAAGGACCTAACATCGGATTGATTTCTTCCTTATCCAATTATGGGATTATAAATAAATATGGTTTAATTGAAACTCCATATCGTATTGTTGATCATAAAGATAATCATGTAACTAATGATTGTCGTTATGTTACTGCCGATGTAGAGGAAAATAAGACTATTGCACAGGCATCTGAACCTCTTGATGAAAAGGGAAGATTTGTTCACTCTAATGTAGCAAGTCGACGTGGACCTGATGTATTGGAAGCTTCACCGTCTGAAGTAACTTTGATGGACGTATCCCCGAAGCAGGTGGTGTCTATCGGTACATCCTTGATTCCTTTTTTGGAACATGATGATACAAACCGTGCTTTGATGGGTGCAAACATGCAGCGTCAGGCAGTGCCTTTGCTGCGTCCGGAAGCGCCTCTCGTCGGTACAGGTATGGAATTTGTAGCAGCACAGGATTCCGGTGTATGTATTTTAGCTAAGCGTGCAGGTACAGTAACCCATGTGACCGGTCGTCAAATTACTGTTAAAGCGGATAATGGAGAAGTCGATGTATATCCGTTGATTAAGTTTATGCGTTCTAACCAGAGTACTTGTGTTAATCAAAGACCTATTGTGTACAGAGGAGATCGTGTAGAAGCGGGACAGACTTTAGCGGACGGTATGTCAGCGGATGGCGGTGAATTGGCATTAGGACACAATGTGTTGGTTGCTTTCGTGTCTTGGGAAGGATATAACCACGAAGACGCGGTTCTCATTTCAGAACGTCTTTGCAAGGACGACTTATACACCTCTATTCATATAGAAGAGTATGAATGTGATGCTCGTGACACTAAACTGGGTGACGAAGAGATTACTCGAGAATTACCTTCTGTGGGTGAAGATGCTATCAAGAATTTGGATGAAGACGGTATTATTTCTATCGGTGCAGATGTTCGTCCGGGAGATATTTTGGTAGGCAAGGTTACTCCGAAGGGAGAAACTGAATTAACTCCGGAAGAAAGATTACTCCGGGCTATTTTCGGCGATAAAGAAAGAGAAGTTAGAGATACTTCTCTGCGCGTACCACATGGTGAATTTGGTAAAGTTGTAGATGTTAAGGTGTTTACTCGTGAAAATGGGGATGAAATGGCACCTGGCGTAAATAAATTAGTTCGTGTGTATATTGCACAAAAACGTAAGATTCGTGAAGGCGATAAGATGGCAGGACGTCACGGTAACAAGTGTGTATGTTCCAGAATTCTTCCGGTAGAAGATATGCCATTTACACCGGATGGAAGACCTGTTGATTTAGTATTGAATCCATTAGGCGTTCCTTCTCGAATGAATATCGGGCAGATTTTGGAAATTCATTTGTCTTGGGCATGTCATATGCTTGGGGAAAGAATTGAAGAGGCAAAACATAATCCTGCCTTGGCAAAAGAGTTAGAAGCTATGCTTCGTGCAGATGGTTATGATTTTGATAAGTATGGAATGCCGGAACCGGATCAAGCCGGTATTCATATAGCAACACCGGTATTTGATGGTTGCCGTGATGATGAATTGTCTGCAACTCTTCGTCTTGCGGGACTTCCTGAAGATGCTAAAACCGATTTATATGATGGGCGTACCGGTGAAAAATTAGACGGACGAGTAACCATTGGCTGGAAGTATATGCTCAAGTTGCATCACTTAGTTGATGATAAGATTCATGCACGTTCTACAGGACCATATTCCTTGGTTACACAACAACCATTGGGCGGTAAGGCGCAGTTTGGTGGACAACGTTTCGGCGAAATGGAAGTTTGGGCACTGGAGGCGTATGGTGCTGCATATACTTTACAAGAAATGCTTACTATCAAATCTGATGATGTAGTAGGTCGTGTAAGGGCTTATGAAAAGATTGTTAAGGGAGAAAATATTCCGAGTCCGGGTGTACCGGAATCTTTCAAGGTGTTAATGAAAGAACTTCAATCCATTGGGTTAGATGTACGTATCTTAAATGAAAATGGAGAAGAAGTCGTGATGAAAGAATTGGATGAAGAAGAAATCGAATCTAATTTTATCGACCATCATTATCACAAAGAAAATAAAGAAAACAAAGAAGATATTAAGCAACTCATAGAAGGTGATGCTGCTGTGACAGAATCTCGTAAAGCCTTAGAATCCGGTATAGCAGGTACTGTGCAAGCGGTAACTAATGATGTAGCATCTTTTACTGAAACTGCAGAGGCGGAAGCATATGCTGTTGATGGGGATGCAGATACTTCTGTACTAATTACTGATGAACATGGCCAATTAAATGACCATGGTGAAGAATAA
- the rpoC gene encoding DNA-directed RNA polymerase subunit beta', producing MLDVNEFDSMKIGIASPEKILEWSHGEVTKPETINYRTLKAETDGLFCEKIFGPTKDWECKCGKYKKMRYRGTVCDKCGVEVTSSKVRRERMGHIELACPVSHIWYFKGTPSRIGLILDISPRQLERVLYFAAYIVLDPGQTNLVTQQVMSEQEYQQAIQEYGVGSFKAEMGAEAIKKLLQNLDLEKMETALKEDIATGSGQRKIRSIRRLEEVEAFLHSGNKPEWMILSVLPVIPPELRPMVQLDGGRFATSDLNDLYRRVINRNNRLKRLLELGAPEIIVRNEKRMLQEAVDAVIDNGRRGRAVSGPGNRALKSLSDMLKGKQGRFRQNLLGKRVDYSGRSVIVVGPELKMYQCGLPKEMAIELFKPFIMHELIARGLASNLKVARKKVDKLVPEVWDVLGDVIKEHPVLLNRAPTLHRLGIQAFEPVLWDGRAIKLHPLVCPGYNADFDGDQMACHLPLSVEAQAEARTLMLSINNILSTKDGKPVAIPSQDMILGAYYLTIVEKSKEEEDAMDTSKLHCFTSYDEVMLAYNLKRVKIHDFLKVYIPGRGYVVSTPGRLIFNFAIAEPMRFFYKRPDGQEALGITIGKKQMGKLVNDCFKKLGFKATGDLLDSIKTLGFHYALISGISIGINDVAVPPEKDKILQESDKKVAKVREYFRRGLITNSERYRLVVDIWSKATNRVGEAMKHSMKKFNPLTMMAQSGARGNDNQIRQLAGMRGLIADTSGKTVELPVKANFREGLTVLDYFTSSHGARKGLADTALRTADSGYLTRRLVDVSQDVIIREDDCDVKVLDFEREKAIIAASESVKKTIMELKPALIGAILEQDIIDTRSGDILLVRGKTLDASDITVMNRHLVTSVTVVPPMDMETLEPQEPVTYDLGQKEGYEEYKNVISHRMHAHFVGKTFENDVVTLDGDILYSKGTVITDEIADTVINSNVPFIHVRMDESEGVELSKIVESGGLIESLADRISGRCPVEDILHPETGEVIAKKNEEISDDQAEEIEKFYDKVKVRSILTCHSAHGVCAKCYGRNLATGRKVEIGEAVGIIAAQSIGEPGTQLTMRTFHTGGVASSEDITQGLPRVEELFEARRPKGNAIISDIAGTVSIEESEENKGVFVITVTNEETSESYKIPFGKRISVVEGQVIEAGARLIEGNINPHDILRVRGVQATQGYIVKEVQKVYRSQGVEINDKHIEIIVHQMLRKIKIKDPGDSHWLQGETVDIVAFRAENSRLKEEGKSVAVGENLLLGTTKAALATDSFLSAASFQETTRVLTDAAIKGKVDPLIGLKENVIIGKLIPAGTGISRYRKMNVVHSVEENHFVDVE from the coding sequence TTGTTAGATGTAAATGAATTTGATTCCATGAAAATCGGCATCGCCTCCCCGGAGAAGATTCTGGAATGGTCTCATGGTGAAGTAACTAAGCCGGAAACTATTAATTACAGAACACTCAAAGCGGAGACGGATGGTCTGTTTTGTGAAAAGATTTTTGGACCGACTAAAGACTGGGAATGTAAGTGCGGTAAATATAAAAAAATGCGTTACAGAGGCACCGTTTGCGATAAATGCGGTGTAGAAGTAACCAGCTCTAAAGTGCGTCGTGAACGTATGGGACATATTGAATTGGCATGTCCTGTTTCTCACATTTGGTATTTTAAGGGAACTCCGTCTCGTATCGGGTTGATTCTCGATATTTCTCCACGTCAGTTGGAACGAGTATTGTATTTTGCTGCATATATTGTTCTTGATCCGGGTCAGACCAATTTGGTTACTCAGCAAGTTATGAGTGAGCAAGAATATCAACAGGCTATTCAAGAATATGGAGTAGGCTCTTTCAAAGCGGAAATGGGTGCGGAAGCAATTAAAAAATTACTTCAAAACCTTGATCTTGAAAAGATGGAAACAGCTTTAAAAGAAGATATAGCAACCGGTAGCGGTCAGCGTAAAATTCGCAGCATTCGTCGTTTAGAAGAAGTAGAGGCATTCTTACATTCGGGTAATAAACCGGAATGGATGATTCTTTCCGTTCTTCCTGTTATTCCACCGGAACTTCGGCCGATGGTGCAATTGGACGGTGGACGTTTTGCGACCAGTGATTTGAATGACTTGTACCGTCGAGTTATTAATAGAAATAACCGTCTTAAGAGATTACTTGAATTAGGTGCTCCGGAAATTATCGTAAGAAATGAAAAGCGTATGCTTCAAGAAGCGGTAGACGCTGTCATTGATAATGGGCGTCGTGGGCGTGCCGTATCAGGACCAGGCAACCGTGCATTGAAGTCTTTGTCCGATATGCTTAAGGGGAAACAAGGACGTTTCCGCCAAAACTTATTAGGTAAGCGTGTTGATTACTCCGGTCGTTCTGTAATCGTAGTTGGACCGGAACTTAAGATGTATCAATGCGGTTTGCCGAAAGAAATGGCAATCGAATTGTTCAAACCGTTCATTATGCATGAACTGATTGCACGTGGATTGGCATCTAATTTAAAGGTGGCACGTAAGAAAGTAGATAAATTAGTTCCTGAAGTGTGGGATGTATTGGGGGATGTTATTAAAGAACATCCGGTACTTTTGAATCGTGCACCTACATTGCATAGATTAGGTATTCAAGCGTTTGAACCGGTTCTTTGGGATGGTCGTGCTATTAAATTACATCCGTTGGTTTGTCCGGGGTATAATGCAGACTTTGACGGTGACCAGATGGCATGTCATTTGCCACTTTCTGTAGAAGCACAAGCTGAAGCAAGAACTTTAATGCTTTCTATTAACAATATTTTATCCACTAAAGATGGAAAGCCGGTAGCTATTCCTTCTCAGGATATGATTTTAGGTGCATACTACCTTACTATTGTTGAAAAGAGCAAAGAAGAAGAAGATGCGATGGATACATCTAAGCTTCATTGCTTTACCAGTTATGATGAAGTAATGCTTGCTTATAATCTTAAGAGAGTCAAAATTCACGATTTCTTGAAAGTGTATATACCGGGACGTGGATATGTTGTATCTACACCGGGGCGTTTGATTTTTAATTTCGCTATTGCAGAACCTATGCGTTTCTTCTATAAACGTCCTGATGGGCAAGAAGCATTGGGAATTACTATCGGCAAGAAGCAGATGGGTAAGTTAGTCAATGATTGCTTTAAGAAATTAGGATTTAAAGCAACGGGTGACTTATTGGATAGCATTAAGACGCTGGGATTCCATTATGCACTTATTTCCGGTATTTCTATCGGTATTAATGACGTAGCTGTACCGCCGGAAAAAGATAAGATTTTGCAAGAGTCTGATAAGAAAGTAGCTAAAGTAAGAGAATACTTCCGTCGCGGTCTTATTACAAACTCAGAACGTTATAGATTAGTGGTTGATATTTGGTCCAAGGCTACGAATAGAGTTGGCGAAGCTATGAAACATAGCATGAAGAAATTCAATCCGCTTACTATGATGGCACAGTCCGGTGCCCGTGGTAATGATAATCAGATTCGTCAGTTGGCAGGTATGCGTGGTTTGATTGCGGATACTTCCGGTAAGACTGTAGAGTTGCCGGTTAAAGCAAACTTCCGAGAAGGGTTAACCGTATTAGATTACTTTACATCTTCTCACGGTGCTCGTAAGGGGCTTGCCGATACGGCACTTCGTACTGCGGATTCCGGTTATTTAACCAGACGTCTTGTTGACGTATCCCAGGATGTTATTATTCGTGAAGATGACTGTGATGTAAAAGTTTTAGACTTTGAAAGAGAAAAAGCCATCATTGCGGCAAGCGAATCTGTTAAGAAAACTATTATGGAATTGAAACCGGCCTTAATCGGTGCCATTCTTGAACAGGATATAATCGATACTCGTTCCGGTGATATTCTACTTGTGAGAGGGAAGACTCTTGACGCATCAGATATTACCGTGATGAATCGTCACTTAGTAACTTCTGTTACGGTTGTTCCACCTATGGATATGGAGACTTTAGAACCACAGGAACCGGTTACTTATGATTTAGGACAGAAGGAAGGCTATGAAGAATATAAGAATGTTATAAGCCATCGTATGCATGCACATTTTGTCGGAAAGACATTTGAAAATGATGTGGTAACACTTGATGGAGATATTCTTTATAGCAAGGGAACTGTAATTACTGATGAAATTGCAGATACTGTTATCAATAGTAATGTTCCGTTTATTCATGTTCGCATGGATGAATCGGAAGGTGTAGAGTTAAGCAAGATTGTAGAATCAGGCGGACTTATAGAATCCTTAGCAGATCGTATTAGCGGACGTTGTCCGGTAGAAGATATTCTTCATCCGGAAACAGGTGAAGTGATCGCTAAGAAGAATGAAGAGATTTCTGATGATCAAGCAGAAGAAATTGAAAAATTCTATGATAAGGTTAAAGTTCGTTCTATTCTTACCTGTCATTCTGCACATGGTGTTTGTGCTAAGTGTTATGGACGTAATTTGGCAACCGGACGTAAGGTGGAAATTGGTGAAGCAGTTGGTATTATTGCGGCACAATCTATCGGTGAACCGGGTACACAGCTTACTATGCGTACATTCCATACGGGTGGTGTAGCATCTTCTGAAGATATTACACAGGGGTTGCCACGTGTTGAAGAATTATTTGAAGCTCGTAGACCGAAAGGGAATGCTATAATTTCTGATATTGCAGGTACGGTATCCATTGAAGAGTCTGAAGAAAATAAGGGTGTATTCGTTATTACAGTTACTAATGAGGAAACTTCTGAGTCTTATAAGATTCCGTTTGGTAAACGTATTTCTGTAGTAGAAGGGCAAGTTATCGAAGCAGGTGCCCGACTTATCGAAGGTAATATTAATCCTCATGATATTCTTCGCGTACGTGGTGTACAGGCTACTCAGGGATATATTGTTAAAGAAGTACAGAAAGTATATCGTTCACAGGGCGTTGAAATCAATGATAAACATATTGAAATCATTGTGCATCAGATGCTTCGAAAGATTAAGATTAAAGATCCCGGAGATTCTCATTGGCTTCAAGGCGAAACGGTGGATATTGTCGCATTCCGTGCAGAAAATAGCCGCTTGAAAGAAGAAGGGAAGAGTGTAGCTGTAGGAGAAAATCTTTTACTGGGGACAACCAAAGCAGCCTTAGCAACAGACTCGTTCTTGTCAGCAGCTTCTTTCCAGGAGACTACTAGAGTTCTTACTGATGCAGCGATTAAGGGGAAGGTAGATCCTTTAATCGGGCTCAAAGAAAATGTTATTATAGGAAAATTAATTCCGGCAGGAACAGGTATTTCTCGTTACAGAAAAATGAATGTTGTTCATTCGGTAGAAGAGAATCACTTTGTAGATGTTGAATAA
- a CDS encoding S-layer homology domain-containing protein, with protein sequence MKKILAIAAVAALTAGVSAYAANPFSDVSTSDWAYQAVSELSDQGIVEGYPDGTFKGERNITRYELAQIIARLMANEDQYNAEQRAMIDQLASEYADELNTLGVRVGNLESKVGNISWSGDAYMKWAQGYSDDAAKTVDNYKGRLRIKAHAQVNDSTYVEGLLRGNMNFKDDKNSDVYLQRLYVHHDFGNRVGVNLGKYAQSFGQTGMFFDGEIKGAEVMFNMPGMADLTVGYGRVSDLAEDVDFTYAKLAGDLVQGRVAYDVEYIKSHGNEDTNIWGAGLTLGVTDKIDVFGDYYKNTKDVIGNGKKPVAWTAGIGFGRQDMARPGSFRVSAAYVNAKAGAVTQGYTYDVSPIELLGGAHGIDHVKYWTAAADVTVAKNVSLHGEYAFNVKSNDDSKDLKDLATVSLNYAF encoded by the coding sequence ATGAAAAAGATTCTTGCAATCGCTGCTGTAGCAGCTTTGACCGCAGGCGTATCCGCATACGCAGCAAATCCATTCTCTGATGTATCCACAAGTGATTGGGCATATCAGGCAGTAAGTGAATTGTCCGACCAGGGAATCGTAGAAGGTTATCCGGACGGAACATTCAAGGGAGAAAGAAACATTACCCGTTATGAATTGGCACAGATCATTGCTAGACTTATGGCAAATGAAGATCAGTACAATGCAGAACAGAGAGCTATGATTGATCAGCTCGCAAGTGAATATGCTGATGAACTTAACACTCTCGGTGTACGTGTAGGCAACCTCGAATCCAAGGTAGGCAACATTTCCTGGTCCGGCGATGCATACATGAAGTGGGCTCAGGGTTACTCTGATGATGCTGCAAAGACTGTTGATAACTACAAAGGTCGTCTCAGAATTAAGGCACATGCACAGGTTAATGACAGCACCTATGTAGAAGGTTTGCTCCGTGGCAACATGAACTTCAAGGATGACAAGAATAGTGATGTTTACTTGCAGAGACTCTATGTACACCATGATTTTGGTAACAGAGTAGGAGTAAACCTTGGTAAGTATGCACAGTCTTTCGGTCAGACCGGTATGTTCTTTGATGGAGAAATCAAAGGTGCTGAAGTAATGTTCAACATGCCAGGCATGGCTGACTTGACAGTAGGTTACGGTCGTGTAAGCGATCTTGCTGAAGATGTAGATTTCACCTACGCTAAGCTTGCAGGTGATTTGGTTCAGGGGCGTGTTGCTTATGATGTAGAATACATCAAGAGCCATGGCAATGAAGATACCAACATCTGGGGTGCAGGTTTGACACTCGGTGTAACCGATAAGATTGATGTATTCGGTGACTACTACAAGAATACTAAGGATGTTATTGGAAATGGAAAGAAACCGGTAGCATGGACTGCAGGTATCGGCTTTGGTCGTCAGGACATGGCTCGTCCAGGTTCTTTCCGTGTATCCGCTGCTTATGTAAATGCTAAAGCTGGTGCGGTTACCCAGGGATACACCTATGATGTATCTCCAATTGAATTGTTGGGCGGTGCACATGGTATTGACCATGTTAAGTACTGGACTGCTGCTGCAGATGTAACTGTAGCTAAGAATGTATCCTTACACGGTGAATATGCATTCAACGTTAAGTCTAACGATGACTCCAAGGACCTCAAGGACTTGGCAACGGTATCTTTGAACTACGCGTTCTAA